TGAGAGTGGCGGGAACCCACTTGGGCGACCGGCGCTAGGCCCCCACTGCCAGTCTGcggtccccgccccacccccggcccaAGCCCCAGCCCCGGTCCCCGCCCCAGGCCTGGGACCCGCCATGGCCTTCGCGAGCACTATCACCATCCACAACCAAAACCTGCTTTTGCGCTTTGAGAATGGTGTCCTCACCCTTGCCACGCCCCCGCCGCCAGCCTGGGAGCCTGGGGTCGCGCCTGCCCCTCAGCCCGGGGGTCTGATGGCTCACCAAGCGGGGATCCCACACGCAGCGCAGCCCAGCGACTGCCCCGAGCTGCCGCCCGACCTCCTGCTGGCCGAACCGGCTGAACCGGCGCCTGCCCCGGCGcctgaggaggaggcagaaagccAGCTCGCAGCCGAGAGCCCCCGCAGGCCGCTGGGCCCGGGCCCGGGGGTGGTGCTGTACCTGTGTCCCGAGGCCCAGTGCGGACAAACCTTTGCCAAGAAGCACCAGCTGAAGGTGCACCTGCTGACTCACAGCAGCAGCCAGGGCCAGCGGCCCTTCAAGTGCCCCCTGGGCGGCTGCGGCTGGACTTTCACCACCTCCTACAAGCTCAAGAGGCACCTGCAGTCTCACGACAAACTTCGGCCCTTTGGCTGCCCTGCGGAGGGCTGTGGCAAGAGCTTCACCACAGTGTATAACCTTAAGGCACACATGAAGGGCCATGAGCAGGAGAACTCATTCAAGTGCGAGGTGTGCGAGGAGAGCTTCCCTACACAGGCCAAACTCAGCGCCCACCAACGCAGCCATTTCGAGCCCGAGAGGCCCTATCAGTGCGCGTTTTCCGGCTGCAAGAAGACGTTTATCACAGTGAGTGCCCTGTTTTCCCACAACCGTGCCCACTTCAGGGAACAGGAACTCTTCTCCTGCTCTTTTCCTGGATGCAGCAAACAGTACGACAAGGCTTGTCGCCTGAAAATTCACCTGCGGAGCCACACAGGTGAGAGACCTTTCCTTTGTGACTTTGACGGCTGTGGCTGGAACTTCACCAGCATGTCCAAACTCTTAAGGCACAAAAGGAAGCACGATGATGACCGGAGGTTCATGTGTCCTGTGGAAGGCTGTGGGAAATCTTTCACGAGGGCCGAGCACCTGAAAGGCCACAGCATAACCCACCTGGGCACAAAGCCTTTTGTGTGCCCTGTGGAAGGCTGCTGTGCCAGGTTCTCTGCTCGCAGTAGTCTCTACATTCACTCCAAGAAACACTTGCAGGATGTGGACACTTGGAAAAGCCGTTGCCCAGTCTCTACTTGTAATAAACTTTTCACATCCAAGCACAGCATGAAGACCCACATGGCCAAAAGGCACAACCTCAGCCAGGATCTCTTAGCTCAGCTGGAAGCTGCAAATTCTCTTACACCCAGCAGTGAACTTACCAGCCAGGGACAGAGTGATCTCAATGATGCAGAGCTAGTGTCTCTCTTCTCTGATGTGCCTGGCAGTAGTTCTGCTGCAGTGTTGGACACAGCACTGGTGAACTCTGGAATCTTGACTATTGATGTGGCTTCTGTGAGTTCAACTCTGGCAGGGAATCTCcctgctaataataataattccttagGGCAGGCTGTGGACCCTCGGAACTTGATGGCCACCAGTGACCTTCCCCAAAGTCTGGatacctctctcttttttggaaCAACAGCCTCTGGTTTTCAGCAGGGTCCCTTAGATATGGATGATGCCTCAAGTCTAAGTGTGGGGCCATTGGCATCTCTGGGCCCTTTGGCTATGAAAAACTCGAGTCAAGAACCCCAAGCTTTGACGCCCAGCAGCAAGCTAACAGTGGACACAGATGCTCTGACTCCTTCCAGCACCCTTTGTGAAAACAGTGTCTCAGAACTACTGATGCCAACCAAAGCAGAATGGAATGTACATCCTGACTCTGACTTCTTTGGACAGGAGGAAGAAACCCAGTTTGGATTTTCCAATCCAGCAGGAAACCATGGTTCTCAGAAAGAAACAGATCTTATCACAGTGACTGGCAGCTCATTTTTGGTATGAACTATTAATTCCTTGCCACATGGCTTACTTTTATTAATTACACTCAATTTTAAGGATATTCTGGACTAAATGTTTAAATGAAGCCCTTTCTAACAGGTTTGGAAAGGAACAAATCCCGAGGCTATAAGTTGGGAAATTTAAATTCTGATCTTGACTCTGGAACTGACAagttgtgtgaccctgagcaagtcacttaaccaatCTGAGCCTTAActtgcttatttataaaatgaggtggTTTGAATAGattatttctaagatttttcaactgtgtattttcatgattttgtGCTCTTTCTATTGCATGTGCTTCTAATGTAATGAAAATGCATTGAGAGTTAATGATCAAAGAATGTGAACTggcatttaactttaaaatttcaatGGAAATTTTACAGAATGTcagaatatttctaaaatctaGTGAtagagcttaaaaaaagaaacctaaaaatatgGGTTGGTTCTTTTTACCTCCTCACccttctagtttctttttctctctttttctttctttctctttctttctttctttctctctctctttttttttttatggaaggtTATGTTGTGGCAGAGCTTTGATAAGACTCAGACCCAGAAATTTTGACTTTGTGGTGTTGAGTAAGTGGCCTTAAGTAAGTCATTTAGCATCACTAAACCTCAGTTCCCTGCTGTAAAATGGTCATTGTAATGTATACCTACCTGATAATGCATTTTAGACTTATTTTTCTATCCCAGGAGTTAGTTTTGGGGGAGGGAATGTTCTGTGTTTTGGCATGCTTTGGTGAATCTTTGTCACTTTTCCTGCCCCTCTAGTTCCTTCCTAAAAGAGAAATTAGCATAATTCAATGACATGTGTGCAGGCAGTAAAGGTTTATGAACAATAAGAAGCAGGAAATGGAATATCTTTCTTCCACAGATTCAGAAGGATTTTTCTCTATACAATTCTTATGTAATGTTGCCTCCAGGTCCGTTTGTCTGAATTACAGTATCTTTGCTCTGCATTCAAAGCCAGCCCATGGAGTGAATATATAGAGCCTGTGATTCCAAGAAAATCTGGGAACAGATCAGAGTGACattttctccctctgtgtcccaGAGAGCAGTTTGCTTGCCTTCTTCCTGAGTTGGAATGAGAGGTTCATTTGCATTTTGAGTAAATATAATCAGTCTTACATGAGTatagcattttaaagtttatgcaGCACTTTCACAACTTATATTTGAGCCTCACAATATTGTGAGATAGTTGGGACAAAGTTTTAACTataattcatattaaaatttacCTAACTCACGTTAAaagtaaatcatatatatatatatatatatatatatatatatatatatatatcaactccCATGTTATTCTTctcagtttcatttgtttataaCTACTTTTTCTGTTCTACCTTAATTGATGTCTGTTCCTTTCTGCCAGCTCTACTCTCTCTCCAACCTCTTCTCTAACAAGTGCATGTAGTTCCTTGTCAtgatctcttcttttaaaattttaattagatgGGTCATTTTCATGGTCACCATATCTCAGCCATTCCCCTCATGGCCCATTTTTCAGTCACAATATTTACTGCAGGTCTGAATGTCTACTAAGAAATTATAGTGTGTTTCTATATAAATCAAATGAtaagaagatatttttatgtaAGGTTTTTGTGAGacatgttattttacttttctgtgttttttcacCATGTTGTTCTGCTAGCAAACAGTATTAGTTGCCCTGAAACATTCTAACCCAGTACTACTTGCATGTAGATGTTTGTGGATGACAAGTATAGCACTTTGGCAGTGCACTTTATAATTTGCCACTTTGAAATGCAACTGTATTatctttctggtttttaaattGGTTGTGCCCATTCagtgaaaaagcaaaaagtatatacataaatTTGTAATTCAAAGAAGTGGTCAGAGTATGATTGTTTCTAACCATTTAACAGTTCTCCCTCAGCACTTTGGAAGGATTTTAAGCCCATTTTGGCAATGCATTGTCATTAGTTAAGTCCTCTtaaacagatttttcttcttttcctacaGATAGGAATGTAGAGGCCTGATGTAAACATGCAAGGTGTAGGCATCTGTTAAGATATGTAaacaaaagaatgttttaaaattatttcacttcgTTTCTTTAATCCCTCAATACTCTGTCCCTTTATTAAAAACTATTCTGTggaatttttaaaggacaaattttACGTTTCTTGAAGATAAATaatcttataattgtttgtaggGTCACACAGTTTCCTTCAATCTATTTGTTCAAAAGATTACTCTTTCAATATCATTTTCCCAGCATCATGGTGAAAACGGCATGACATTACAGTTAGAAGTACGACTACCAACACAATGGCTATTTCTGTTAGTGTTGGCATAaagatgccatttaaaaaaaataatgggacaTAATTCAATGTTCTCTCATTTGCTTTACTTGACTCTTCAGTACTTGGTTTATGAAAATTTTGCCAATtgaaaaaacagtaacaaaatgcTTTTCAGAAAGGTTTACATTTAGGGGACTCTCCAAttgaaaaaatagtaacaaaatgcTTTTCAGAAAAGTTTACATCTAGGGGACTCTGTTGAACGTGTTCATCATGAGTTAAAATATGTTAATCTTgacatttttactattatttcatTATGGTATTACATAATTGAAAGTCTTTAGTAGAAGTGAAACTCCACAGAATATGAGgatcacttttctttttggattAAGTCTTCATATTCCCATCCAGGAAAAGTTAAGAGAAGAATTTGGTATAATGGTATTTGTGACTATTCCTTGATTCCAGATAAAACATTGATTAACTCCCTTTTTGGGAATACTCATAATCCCTTAGTAATTATTGATACCAAACAGATCCACTTGATGCTCACTCAAAATAagtgataattaaaatataaggCTGAGCTgaaatttgtgtgtatatatagctTTTGAACAAAGGATTTtcttagcaattaaaaaaaattaaatgtgtggGGGACTTATAGAACAGATTAAGCTCTGTGTCAGAACACAACTACATCTAAAAAGCAAAGCACATGctacaaatgaatttttatatttgtcaaaTCTCTATTGACAGGGCCTTTGGTAACAGTTTTTAAACTGGGGATCTCATTGTATATTTCAAGTTAACTTACGGACTACATACAACATACAAGGTAGAGTACTAGGAATATTGATAAGAGGAGTAAAATGTAAGCCACATCTTAATTTTGGAGAGGGCGTGAGAACTCACATAATAAACATGTCACAACTAAACAATACCAGGAAGCATCCTTTCAGAAACCAAATTAATGGCTTGGAGGAAAAGAAGGGGCAGTAGCTATGCTTTAATGGATGGTTAGATTTAGTTATGTTGAGAAGAGAGCAGATGAATTCTAGCCAGGGAGAAAAACCCAGGAAAGAATGTGAAATGAAATAGGCTATACAACACTGGGAAAGACCATCTAGTTGACATGCAGGGCTCATGTTTGGTAAGTTCTGGGTAGTAGGGTTAGACTACCAGTATGGAGCCTAACTCTAAGAGCTGTGAAATCAGTCATAGCAGATAGGACTTTATTCTGGACATGGTTTAGAGCCAGTGAAGATATTTAAGAAGGGAAGTCAAATGATAAACATATAGAAAGTTTAATATAGTAGAAATATGCAATGTGGATTTGATGGGGGGATATAAGATCATGTAAGagtttattgtaaaataatttcagGGTGCTGTGATAAGGACTTGGAAGTGGAATCATGGCAGGAAGTGAGAGATATTGGAGATATTTCCAAGTTGAGGTAACAGATATAACTTGGTGACTCACTGAATAAATGAGACatcaatcagaaaaagaaagcaagagcagAAATGACTCTAAGGATTTCTTGGAGGCTctacaaattacattttattagTCATGAACGAGAAGGGTTGAAATCTTTCAGGAGTACATATGAAAAGACAATTAGGGCATGTTTAATTCATGAAGAAGTGATAGATCATAGTTACTTACTATACTGTAAACTGTACATATTGTGGATTATGCACAGTATTAGGCAGTGGGGgccatttcattttccttggctCCTTCAAATATTCTCAGattcacatttaatgtttatatttttgtttgcctttgagTATTTACAGTCCTCTTCAACTTTGCATCAAAATGAGCCTCTTCAACTCTGCATCAAAATGAGCATTCTGTCTTCACTACTTTggatatttaacaaatattttatgtggtatttagtaatataataaataatttctcCATAATTTAGGAGATGCTGTTTAGTCATCGATTTTGATAACTCCTCAATAGAAACCTTGTTAGATCACTTCCATGTGATCTTTGGGGCTCCTTACTCAATTCCCTGTGCCATTGACTGATATGGTGTGAGAATTCAGTCACAAAAATCATATTCTCTGTTATCCATATACCCTAACATAGGTTGTCCTTTTTATTGTTACCCTTACCACTAATGGTGATAACTCAGAAGGAATGGGGTCCAAGGAAAAAGTGAGAGTAAATAAATAGCACAAATAACTATTCAGTGATTACATTTTTTGATGGTGAATTTTCTATCATACATTTTCAACAGAACACTTCATTTCATTCTAGTTTTCTATTGATATTTATGGACCTGGAAGACACATTTCTGTCACTTGGCCCACGAAAAATAATCCAATATTTTAAACTAAACAGacaatgactcttttttttatttttacataatatcactttttaaaatattttatttctatgattAAAAGTAAGCCTCCACAAGTCTCCTACCACCAGACACATTGATcacattttgttgtatttctttgatccatgtttattgttttcaacataaatattaataaaggtaaataagaaaaggagagaaaaaataagacatttaaaaaataattgtggggcatctgtgtggctcagttggttaaatatctgactattgattttggctcaggttgtgatctcacagctcttgggaACAAGCCTGtattggactctgcgctgatggcacgtagcctacttgggattctctcttttcccctctctctgctcctcccctgctcgcatgcatgtgtacactctctctttaaaaaaaattagttgaggggcgcctgggttagtTTGTTAACCGgccaatttaggctcaggtcatgatctcccgattcatgggttcaagcctcaaatactctgtgctgtcagcacagagcctggagcctgctatggtttctgtgtctccctctcttcctacctctctgctgctcatgctctctaaataaacattaaaaacttttaaaaagaaaaaaaattagttgaaatAGTCCTTACTACAGAGAGTAGTCGATGATTCTTAAGAACACTGATAAGGTGTGAATCTCTTAGTAATATCTCTATTTGTTATCAGCTTATTAAGCATCTGAcaattattgagtgcttattttgTGTGAAACACCATGAATTATAACACAAAAGTATACTTAATTCATTCAAACAAGTATTTTTGAGCACATATTTGACATATTCTGTCGTTGTGCTCACACACATTATGTtatagacaaaaaaattaaaaaataatcaatctCTAAATGGTTACATTTTGGAATAATACGGATTTAAATAGAATAGCAGTTGTCATTCCCAGAGTATGGGTTGTAGTGATGAGGAAAAACTCAAAGCACCGATTATCAAAAGCTATTTCAAGAAATTCTAAGAATCTAAAATTTAATCTGGGATGCAGCAATTAGAGTAAACTATCCTAAATTAAAATTTACACAGAATTTTGAATGGTAGcttaaataaaaatcctttgggaaataaatttttaattttgctttatttttagttattctaGATTAGAATCCTGGACGTGGGAAGTgttcacacacacataaacacacactcacacacacatacacacatacattcatgcatacatatatatctgaAAGTGATATTTTGAAACTATATAAGAcgtattattttcaaatgagaaaactagCATGTAAATAGTATTAAGCTAAATAAAATTTCCTCATATtagacacaaaagaaaacaatattctgAAACAAAAAATCCACAGGCTTTAATTAGGAAGTAattatttctttgggataaaattaaaaatttattaatatttatcagGACCTATTTCCCTTTCCCATTTATGCTGCAGTAAGTCTGAGATTCCATTATGCTGGATGTGGAAGAAAGTAGCTGGTCTGTTTATGAGGAAATCAACCTAAATAGTGAGCTGAAATGGAAATTCCACAGGCAATGACTCAGTGAATAGAGCAGCAGTTTATTCTAGGCTAGTTCCAATTTTAGAATATGTGCTGCTGGATGGAAtgagtatttttttccctctcaatgAATGTTGGCATTCTAGTTAATGCCAAACTTAGCACTTGGTGTTTCTAAGAAATTCAACATTTTTCCTCATAATACTACCTTATGTTTCTGTGCTTCTTAGAGCCAATTATTACTTTATTGTTAATTATCAAAAGTATCAATAAGAAGTGTATCAGATGCCATGATATACTAAGAGATAAAAGAGATAAgtcatatattttattgtctCACTTCTCAAAGTGTTCTTGATTAGgtaaaacttgtttttctctatttgttaTTTAAGGACTTTCCTACTTGGGTATGTTACTGTTGTTTATGTACTTAGAAAGCAATAGGACTTGGgaacattgttaaaataagtGATTATAATTATAACGAGAAATTTGGCTCTGTTGAAAGTGCAGAAATCTAGGCTAGCTCTACTATTTTCCTGGATAACAGAGTTTATGGGAAGGAATGCAGGAAAttcatcagggaaaaaaaaagaaattcatttgttACTAAATCAGATTTTGTACTTAACAATTTTGCTGATTAATCTAGCATATTTTAGAGCATATAGTCAATTTAGAAGACTATCTACAACGCTGAGTGTTTAGATGAGACCCTAAAAATTTGGTTGActtttattaaattcaaatttgATAATAGGCATTGATAGTCCTTTTCACTGCTTAGGTCTACTGAATATTGTAAAAACTCATtgcataggattttttttttttgcatagtgaTTCTGATTGTCCTTCAAGACCTTAGATCTCTTTTGGGGCAAAAATACTTCAAAGATAAAATGGTACCTGGATTTACAAAAATCATTGAAGATTCATCCCAAAAtgggaatgagaaaataaaattgaaacaacaacagaaaaagaggTTAATTTTGTTCCATAGCCAAGTGTTTTGGCTTTTCCTAAGTGTCTTTGATTGACAGTATCTGGATAAAAGCACAATGGCAATTTTAGAATATGCCCAGTATTTTACAATATAAGTTAGTaatatgaaaatttcaaatagatGTTATTGCAACATTGGTCATCTGTCTAATACCATCTGGCTTTCAGAAGTTTCATGAAGATAGTAAAAGTGAAAAGGTTTCCAAATTTAGGCCCTGCCTCTGAAATGTCCAAATGTGCTCAAATTAGATTCCATTGATTATTTCATATGACAGATAATTTTGGTAGTTGGTGCTTTTAACTATTTCTACTTCAAATATTCTTTGAAGTGTATTGTTAGTTTTTAGGGAGTTCAGTTTTATggagttttctttgaaaattatatattgaatactaactttttatcagatatgtcatttgcaaatatcttctcccatgccataggttgcattttagtttaGGTGATTGTTGCCTTCCCTTTACAGAAGGTTGTTATCTTGAcaaagtcccagtagtttatatttacttttgcttcccttgcctcaggagacatacaaagaagttgctatggcctatATAAAACAAGTTATTGCCTGgattctcttctagaatttttatgatttaagGTTTCACATTTTAggttttaatccattttcaatttatttttttttgtgtgtattgtgtaagaaagtggtccaatttcattcttttgtatgttgctgtcattttcccaacatttgttgaagagactttttctaaTTGGATATTCTTATCTGATttcttgaagattaattgaccatatagttatgggtttatttctggattttctgctctttttctttgatctatgtgtctgtttttgtgccagtaccatattgttttgatcatgaagctttgtaatataacttgaagtccagaattgtgatgcctgtagctttacttttctttttaaaggttgctttggctactcagggtcttttgtaattccataaaaatttaaaattatttgttctatgtctctgaaaaatgctgttggtattttgataggaattgcattaaaagtttagattgctttgggtagtatagacattttaacaatatttgttcttccaatccatgagcatgggatgtctttccattcctgtgtttcatcttcaatttctttcattagtgttttacaATTTTCAAAGTACAGGATTTTCATGTCTTTGGTTAGGTTATTCCTAAGTGTCTTATTacttttgtgcaattgtaaatgggattgattccttaatttctctttctgatgcttcattagtggtgtatagaaatgaaacagatttctgtatgttgattttgtacccAGCAAGTTTACTGAATTcagtttatcagttctagcacgTTTTTGATGGTGTCTTTCATGTGTTCCATTTAGAGtgtcatgtcatttgcaaatactgaaaatTTGACTTATTCCTTACcaactttgccttttatttctttttgttgcctgattgctgaggctaggacttactgtattatgttaaataaaagtggtgagagtagacatccctgtcttgttccttacTGTAGGGGACAgactgtcagtttttccccattgagaatgatattagctgtgggttttccatatatggcttttatcatggTGAGATCTGTTCCTTCTAACCCTACTCTGCTGAGGGTTTttaacatgaatggatgttgtactttgtcaaataggttttctgcatctattgaaaagatcatatggttcttatcctttcctttattaatgtgatgtataatgttgattgatttgaaGATACTGAACCATGCTTCTaggccaggaataaatcctacttgatcgtgatgaatgattttttttttaatgtgttgttggctTAGGTTTGCTAGTATgttattgagaatgtttgcatctatGTTCTTAAGGGATGCAGAGAGaacctatagttctcttttttagtggtgtgtttatctggttttggtatcagggtaatgctggcctcatagaatgaatttgtaaatttttcttccttttcaattttttggaatagtttgacaTGAAAGGgtattaactctttcttaaatgttagtAGAATTCACCTCTGATCCATCTTgccctggttttttgtttcttgggagctTTTTTGACTATTGATTCAAGTTATTTCCTGgctatcagtctgttcaagttttctattttttcatgtttcagttttgatggtttatatatttctaggaatttatccatttcttccaggttgtctaatttgttggcgtGTATTTtgtcataatattatcttataattattttatttctgtggtgtcagttattATTTATCCTCTCtcgtttgtgattttatttatttgggtcttttttctttttgctaagtctggctagggttttatcatttttctttttttagtttttcaaagaaaGAGCTACTGGtatcattgatcttttctattgtctatATACAATGCTATATCATTAGAGCAGAAAtatgctctgatatttattatttacttccctctgcttgctttaggttttgttaattgttctttttccagctcctttaggtgtaaggttagattgtttatttgacattttattgcttttgatgtAGGCATgttttgctatatatttccctcttaggacATTTTTTCctgcatctcaaagattttggaacattttgttttcatttttatttgcttctatgtattttttaaatttctactttgatttcatggttgacccattcactgtttaggaggatgttctttaacctccatgtacttgtctttccagatttttatctTGCGGTtcacttctagtttcatagaatTATAGTCAGAGAAAAGCATGGtatgattttgattttcttgaatttgttgaagcTTGTTTTGTGGGCTACTATATGAtcttattctggagaatgttccatgtgcacttgaaaagagtgtgcattctgttgctttaagatggactgttctgaatatgtctactagatccatctggtccagtgtcattcaaagccattttgccttgttgattttctgtttaaatgatctgtccattgatgtaagcgATGTTAAAGTCCTGTTATTATATAATTATGGATTAtatcctttatgtttgttattaattgttttatgtattcaaTGCTCCTATGTAGGGtgaatatttatgttatatattcttgGTGGATTGTCCcgattattattatatagtgtccatttttgtcttttgttacagtgtttgttttaaggTGTACTTTGTTTGACCAAGAAGATAGTGGTGGAATAGAAGAACCATAGGCTCACCTGCTCCCACAAACACAATTatataactatcaaatcatcctaaatgcCCCATAAATCTACCTGAACAACGACAGAACAAGCTTCACAACTAGAgtgagagaagaggccacattgaagaaagTAGGAAGTGCGGAGACATGGTTTAGTTGAGAAACCTATCATGGGTGCTGCAAAGGAGAGAGAACCATGTTCACAAAGAAGGGTGAGAGAATGAGGAACACACATGGCAATACACAAGGAGAATGTTTTCCCATAGTCATTGGCTAGGAAAATGAGGGGGGCTGAATTGTGTGAGTTCTTGTAAGCAGCAAGGCCTAAAGCCTGGAAACAGTCCTACAGAATgtgaaaaggtatttgcaaatgacatatccaataaaggactagtatccaaaatatgtaaagagcttaaaaaactaaacaccccaaaacaaataacccaattaataataggcaaaagacatgaagagacatttctacaaagaagatatacagatggcaaacagacacaagATGCTCAACACCCCTTATCATCAGGAAAAAGTAAACCCAAACTATAacgagatatcacttcatacctgtcagaatgactaaaatcaacaacataagtaacaacagatgttggggaagatgtggagaatggggaaccctcttgcaatgtggtgggaatgcaaaatgttacagcACTGTGGtaaataatatggaggttcctcaaaaagttaaagatagaactaccctacagtctAGTAACTTCACTACatggaatttacccaaagaatacaaacatactaattcaaaggtatacaTGCACTCCAAAGCTTatagcattatgtacaataggccaaattatggaaagagcccaaatgaagaCCAAAgaatatgtgattatatatatttatatattagttattataattattctata
This region of Felis catus isolate Fca126 chromosome X, F.catus_Fca126_mat1.0, whole genome shotgun sequence genomic DNA includes:
- the LOC109496524 gene encoding zinc finger X-linked protein ZXDB-like isoform X1; its protein translation is MFRPAAGGGVAPPPLLWFPRSLPDAEMESPRLLPATGTRQSDGAGIPAGGSRVHGGPDPWAGQVPARRLLLLRGLQDGGPERECEEARAASRGSGPSPLAPRPDYAGGGGGSGDGDDFFLVLLDPVGGDVETSEARQASGPVGREEAQSGPQLQKGESGGNPLGRPALGPHCQSAVPAPPPAQAPAPVPAPGLGPAMAFASTITIHNQNLLLRFENGVLTLATPPPPAWEPGVAPAPQPGGLMAHQAGIPHAAQPSDCPELPPDLLLAEPAEPAPAPAPEEEAESQLAAESPRRPLGPGPGVVLYLCPEAQCGQTFAKKHQLKVHLLTHSSSQGQRPFKCPLGGCGWTFTTSYKLKRHLQSHDKLRPFGCPAEGCGKSFTTVYNLKAHMKGHEQENSFKCEVCEESFPTQAKLSAHQRSHFEPERPYQCAFSGCKKTFITVSALFSHNRAHFREQELFSCSFPGCSKQYDKACRLKIHLRSHTGERPFLCDFDGCGWNFTSMSKLLRHKRKHDDDRRFMCPVEGCGKSFTRAEHLKGHSITHLGTKPFVCPVEGCCARFSARSSLYIHSKKHLQDVDTWKSRCPVSTCNKLFTSKHSMKTHMAKRHNLSQDLLAQLEAANSLTPSSELTSQGQSDLNDAELVSLFSDVPGSSSAAVLDTALVNSGILTIDVASVSSTLAGNLPANNNNSLGQAVDPRNLMATSDLPQSLDTSLFFGTTASGFQQGPLDMDDASSLSVGPLASLGPLAMKNSSQEPQALTPSSKLTVDTDALTPSSTLCENSVSELLMPTKAEWNVHPDSDFFGQEEETQFGFSNPAGNHGSQKETDLITVTGSSFLCLF
- the LOC109496524 gene encoding zinc finger X-linked protein ZXDB-like isoform X2; translated protein: MFRPAAGGGVAPPPLLWFPRSLPDAEMESPRLLPATGTRQSDGAGIPAGGSRVHGGPDPWAGQVPARRLLLLRGLQDGGPERECEEARAASRGSGPSPLAPRPDYAGGGGGSGDGDDFFLVLLDPVGGDVETSEARQASGPVGREEAQSGPQLQKGESGGNPLGRPALGPHCQSAVPAPPPAQAPAPVPAPGLGPAMAFASTITIHNQNLLLRFENGVLTLATPPPPAWEPGVAPAPQPGGLMAHQAGIPHAAQPSDCPELPPDLLLAEPAEPAPAPAPEEEAESQLAAESPRRPLGPGPGVVLYLCPEAQCGQTFAKKHQLKVHLLTHSSSQGQRPFKCPLGGCGWTFTTSYKLKRHLQSHDKLRPFGCPAEGCGKSFTTVYNLKAHMKGHEQENSFKCEVCEESFPTQAKLSAHQRSHFEPERPYQCAFSGCKKTFITVSALFSHNRAHFREQELFSCSFPGCSKQYDKACRLKIHLRSHTGERPFLCDFDGCGWNFTSMSKLLRHKRKHDDDRRFMCPVEGCGKSFTRAEHLKGHSITHLGTKPFVCPVEGCCARFSARSSLYIHSKKHLQDVDTWKSRCPVSTCNKLFTSKHSMKTHMAKRHNLSQDLLAQLEAANSLTPSSELTSQGQSDLNDAELVSLFSDVPGSSSAAVLDTALVNSGILTIDVASVSSTLAGNLPANNNNSLGQAVDPRNLMATSDLPQSLDTSLFFGTTASGFQQGPLDMDDASSLSVGPLASLGPLAMKNSSQEPQALTPSSKLTVDTDALTPSSTLCENSVSELLMPTKAEWNVHPDSDFFGQEEETQFGFSNPAGNHGSQKETDLITVTGSSFLV